Below is a genomic region from Helianthus annuus cultivar XRQ/B chromosome 2, HanXRQr2.0-SUNRISE, whole genome shotgun sequence.
cctgaaacatatcttgcaaaacaattgtaaactaaggtgggtgttagcttggctaacacccctccgatgcttaagtcagtattgggtttcaaagaataaattaaaccaaacatatttaaaaaaggtagaattcataccatcctgagttagaaattaaattctaaactcacttgaaatagagcttgaggtgtatagcattccaggaccttggtagcatatccccctccatattcttgactCTGTATGCTCCTTtacctgcttctgattcaacctcgtatggtccttcccattttggggctagcttgccatcggcaggattggtagtattctgaaaagcctttcttagtacccaatctccaaccttaaaccttctggtcctaatgttcttgttatatgccctggatattctctgttgatatgctgccatccttagccttgccgcatctctTTTCTCATCTATAGTGTCTAACTCTTGAcacaaggcttcaggattctgctcaggatcacttagggtTGATCTTACAGTGGGTATTGTCATTTCTGTCGGGATTACtgcctctgctccaaatactaaggaaaatggagtttgcccagtagcattcttcacagttgtcctgtcagcccataggacaaatggtagttcttctgcccatcttcccttcttagccccaagtctctttttcagattgttgacaattatcttgtttgatgattctgcctgcccattcgcttgaggatgtactggagtagatgttatcattttgatcccccaactcttgcagaaatcagtggtcctcttgcttataaactgggacccattatcacaaatgatttcagctggtaccccgaacctggtcaggatattcctttttatgaaggacactacttcttggtctctaacttggacaaaggcttcagcttcaacccatttagagaaataatccgtcattgctagcataaagacttttcctctcggggcctttggtaattttcctactatatccatcccccacttcataaatggccaaggggaaacaataggatataacggttcagcaggctgatgcaatatgttactatgtctttggcatgcatcacatcttcgagcatactatgtggcatcttttctcattgttggccaataatatcctgtccttaatactttcgaaaataatgacctacccccagtgtggttaccacaatccccttcatgtatatcccgaagtacttctttggcttcagtatcctccaagcatctcaagtatggtcctgcaagagatttcttatataaaatattatttataatagtgaatcgtgataccttcatcctaaatgctttaggattttcatctttggggatatgtccttcctttagatatctcataattggagcTGTCCAGGACTTAGGATCTCTTTCAGGATACATCATTCCAGGATCTTGAATACTAGCTACTcccttatgctgaggatccgtcgcaggatacaggatatgtaatatcggtatcggggtcccttctggtatcctgattgatgatcccaagtttgccaatgcgtctgcttcggcgttatcctctcttggtacctgttcaagtgtaaaaatatcgaaatatcctgctagatttttaagaataccgaggtattcaattagtttctcacccttgactgcataggatccattaaaatgattagtaattaacaaggaatcaacatatacttgcaaattcttgatattcatattcttagccaattctaatcctgcgattaaagcttcatattctgcctcattgttagtagcagggaattcacatctaacagcctggggtattatgtccccctgtggcgattttagtagtatacctaaacctacaccccttacattagatgcaccatcagtatataatatccaggattctaagttctctcctagttgttgcacttctgggtctacttcattttgaatatcactactgaaatcagccacaaagtctgctagagcctgagactttattgcatttctaggttcatatactaaatcataggcacttaattttaccgaccacttagccattctacccgacatctccggtttcctaagcacattcttaataggataattagttttaacatgaatcctatgtgtttcaaaataatgtctaagctttgttgatgccattactagagccaatattagtttttctaggtgagaatatctagtttcagcatttaacaaacttttgctaacataataaacaggatactgctgaccttcatgatcctttacgagtaccgcacttactgcattccctgatactgcaagatacagggataatggttcgccATCTTCaagcttcatcaatagaggcgcggttgagagatactgcttcaaatcccgtagggctgcttcatgcttctcgccccattcaaatttcttattctttttcaggatatcatagaattctttacacttttccgaggatcttgaaatgaACCTATTCAGGGCTGCCACACGTCCTGTTAACCGCTAAACATCCTTCATGTTCGAGGGTAATTTTATATtcaagatagctttaatctgctccgggctcgcctctatccctctttttgtcaccatgtatccaagaaactttcctgcccccactccgaaatggcatttagcaggattcagcttcatgttgtattgatccaggatatcaaatgctcccttgatatcctggaggtgatcctcagcctttttagatttcaccaccatatcatcgatatacacttccatggtgtcccccagtttgtctttgaacatcatgttcaccaatctctggtacgtcgcacctgcattttttaaaccaaaaggcatagcagtataacagtaaatacatgttggtgtcatgaaagcagtatcctcctggtctgaaggttccatttgaatctgctggaatcctgaggatgcatccatgaaggttaacatttcgtGGCCGGCAGTGGcgtccaccatcgagtctatatgaggcagagggaatgggtcttttggacaagctttgttcaggtctgtgtagtctacacagactctccacttcccattcttcttttgaaccactaccacatttgctagccatctagggaatttgacttctctaatcattctagacttcaataatctttcaacttcctcttggataattgcattccgttcaggggcgaatttccttctcttttgttgaataggcttgtatgacctgtcaattccaagcttgtgagtaataatgtcttttgatatacctgtcatatcctcatgcttccatgcgaatgtagacatcctgcatttcagaaagttagttaattgttcttcaatatcctgagggatattggttcctacgagcaccgagatatcaggattatcctggtccaggattactcttttcacatcctgctccgaagtcTCCACGATATcttgggcccgcatctttaattgctatgctggacttggtttggccgaggatttcattgaggatgagtaacattcttttgcttcttgctgatcactatcgattttgacaactccccaaggggtagggatcttaatgcattggtgatatgttgatggaacagccttcatatcgtgaatccacggtcttccgaggatgatgttatagcaggatagagaatccatcacacagaaacgttgcatcttgttgactccttcgacatatacgggcagctttatctctcccactgtgttcctagcttctccactgaaaccaactagcacagtagacttcgaagtgatatccatcggagatacattcattctcttcagagtctccagttggattatgttgacggaactgccgttatcaaccagtatcctgcgtacaaaatggttagccacatataacgttattaccagagcatcatggtgaggatcctggacagtatccctgtcatcagcgtcaaatgtgatcattttgtcagttgtgagggtagtcatcttgataggtttgtctcccctctcagccttagcttcttttgcatgtctctttgccgctgaatacgaagtcccataaatatcggatcctcccgaaataaagttgattatcttggcatccgggGGAGGTGAggccgctcgctcaggatccttttcagtatcctgtcctttgttcttttttctgcccaagagatcttttagatatcccttgcttagaagatagcttatttccttcctcaaagcaatgcaatcctccgtaacatgtccaaaatcctcatggaaggcacaccatttggatttatcctttcaatcagctttttgttgattcttccgaggccacctggctttatctcccagaccctgcatagcatacattagttcaggtatattaacagaaaaacaatattcagataattcaggatattcttcaggatcctcgtcttcaacagcattcactctcttgttatcatttctgccatatggcttggagcgatatggcttatatgaggactctgatttcctgttagtcgattcgtacgatgaggatgcattcatcctctcttgcattttcttgtcatcctccaatctaatatatctcagagccctgttacgagcctcatcaagattcctgcagggattcattacaagatcctgataaaactgagagtccttttgcaaccccatcttaaaggcttgcacagctgttgcaacatcaagatgtgggatatccaaggattctcgactgaatttgttcacataatccctcaaggaatccttgaggtccttgagttagcctgtaaagatcactggttagtttttcaaaactccgactgcaagaaaattgactattaaataaattgactaagtgggcaaatgatgtaatcgaatgcggaggaacatttaacagccatttcaaggctgatcctgttaaagtagaaccgaaacccttgcacaggcaagcttccttgagatccggagggatagggttgatctccatcctttccctatactgggcaatatgctcttcaggatccgtggttccgtcgtaaagcttcatattcggagtctgaaatcttttcgggatttcagcatcacatataggatgcacgaaccgagatatcctgtggctatcttgggatacttcaggaattggctgcaccactccaggtacactggatatcatatcctttaatttctgaagctccctggatagttctgacgttacagttgtatcctgcaaagatccaacactatTAGTGGtaatagtattattattattagatacgttaccagtcggaggattctgcccatatcccgaaacatatcctgagctcctcacggtagacatcctaaccgaggagggtatttcaggagtaggattctgagggaggctgggcacaatattccccctattatcctcagtaaacacggctgaactaaagttcaaagctctgggctgtaatggagtgacgatatcctcagcaggtctgctcgagccggacttcaggagttgtatctcccttaacagcatctggtttgtttcttgttgctgcctcatttgttcctacacactcccaaataaggttaggatttcatcattagaagccaaaatcggagcagatccctgaacagtCCGGGTAGGGATCACGTCCTgaggttgcgaagaagattgcatccttggaggaggtggcgGAAGCACTGGACAGTAGTAGCAGAAGccatagcagacacagtagaggaactcatgtttgatcttgaggccattaaaTGCATATCGTCCTAAGATGCTGGTTCCATTGATGGGTGTGGGTTCCAAGTTTTCCGAGATTGATGATTAGTATTTTATTTTGATGTTTTAAGATAGTTTGTACTTCGTTTTTTAATGaatttagtattttttttatgattattgttttggtcaaaaattacctaagcaatttagtgatcaaattagttaagtgaggtagtgtgctggaAAGTGTTGCTGAAAATGTGCTTGTTAAGCTGTTTATAAAatcagtgttcaggatacggctcaagatattgagctgtattattgatcaaacaatgagcaaaaagtaaagtaaataacacgagatgtacgaggaaagcccttgatcaatctagatcgccggcataaaacctcgggagctgacaatcgcagctgccttgttcttcttattgcttcaaaaatcaggatacagtgcaggatgtggtgcggatcgactaagtgttacaatgtgatCTGAGTACAAGTGTAGTGATTGCTGTGAgctagagagcaagagtgtatGGAAGTGTTCGTGTAAAaaagtgtgtgccttaaactgatccaccacatctatttatagtaaagataatataacaaactatcctaaactcccgggatccaacgaatattcccacttgaacgttgaggaccaagtctttcggcttcaacggcttcctcataacaaattcgcccgagtctttaggagaagaagtcctgatgaccgttagtaGCTTATAAccattaacctgcacgtgtttaatttactcaacctcaggatattgcccgggatgttagcaatatcctcgtccagcatcctggtcataaataaacaattacaagcgggatattagtcaggatatgtatactcagaaaatgacccataacaattactattttttatgttccaAATTATTATTAGTTACTTTTTTTTACGttataaatttaaattatatgttATTAATATTACTCATTTAACTAAGAAATTaattgttttgaaaaaaaaaaaaaaaaaactcttagGAACTCCACACCCCTCGTATGGAACTCTAGGGAATTTTAGGAAAAATTTTCGGTGGCAGCCTGTGATTAAATTAAAAGTTGGTAAGGGGAGTGGGGGCGGACCGTGATGGACTGGCCATCACTCGTTAATGTATCACGCACATCGCCGCCGCCAACTTCTTCACGCGTTGAAAACTTTTGTTTTGCAGAGATTGTTTTGTCGTTTATGCAATTGAATTAATAGAACTTTGATGAAAAGTGCAaattagcccctcaacttttgttagctatttttaaatagctattttctatcactagtgaccaccgccactacaaaatgcttgtgagtgatagaatagtggcTGATGACATGACAGGAGATGATTGGATATTGTGaatgatagaattctatcactagtgaccacccccactcccctaaaAATAGGTGAGAGGAGTTAAAAATGAACTCCCATCACCTTCATGTAACATTTCAAAAGACTATGATTTAATGAGTCATTAGGAGCTAAATTGCCAATCATATTCAAATTGCCCATTGATTCGGTTAATTCCGTGGAAATCTTTTTCGGTCAAAAtgaaaaccaaaccaaaccgaatTCAAGTAGTTCTGTATCGAATTCGAGTTAAGTTTGGTTTTCGGCTTCGACTGAAAAAACCAAATTTAGCAGAAAAAAATAATGCTACAAATCTTATAAGCAAGATGATATTCAGGTGCGCTggtatttctgctaagaaagaggcacccgttaatttcctaacagacccgttggaagggagatctacccttcgaccagccgacattcttgtctttggatgggtaggaggaaaacacgcctgtgtggatctaacaggggtttccccgCTAGTGGGCTTAGGGAGTAGTGCTTTCACAGTGGGTCAGGCTGCTTTAAAAgctgcttcgggtaaagtgatcaagcatgagaaagcgtgccttgacaaccagcacgtgtttatcccatttgcttttgatacttttggttttctggcgccagaagctgtggacctacttagtcgagttcaaaaggtcatgcatagtaatgttatgaccccgagatctatggacgtagtttttaaaaggcttagttttgctattcaaaaaggggtagcggcgcagcttgttgcctgtttaccaactatctcgatgtaaattaccTGTTTATTAATAAATTTCTTGCTATAGATGATATATCAATCTTTATTTTAGTTTTGTAACTGAACTTGAACCTTCAAATGTTACAAATATTTATtcttaaaaagtaaaaaaacatgTTCAATAAGAATGTAAACACACTAGAAAACACACTAGAAAGAGAGGATAGAATCAACTAAATTCTCCAGGGATTGGCATGCAGATCCACCTTTTTGCATAGATTGATTCACCTTCTCCTGAAGAGATTTAGATCTATGCCTCATCTCACTACCTTCTTTTCCCATAATcactctttttattattttaccaGTCTCCTCCCTATTATCCAACATCACTCCTATCTTCCAAACATCTGTCACATATCTTGCATTAATTGGTTGATCATAAGAACAAGGTGAGCATATCATTGGAACACCTTCACATATGCTCTCCAAAGTTGAGTTCCATCCATTATGAGTCCAGAAGCATCCTATAGCTTGATGAGCTAGTACTTCTTGTTGAGGAGCCCATTTCACAATACGTCCTCTTTCACCTACTTCCTCCGCGAACCCTTTAGGCAATGCCTCAAGCCATTGAGAGCCGGTAACCGAGCCAGGGCGGACCACCCATAGGAAACGTTGCTTGCTATTCGCTAACCCCCAAGCCATGTTAGTAAACTCGGCTTCACTCATTTGAGCAATACTCCCAAAACTCACATACACTACTGAGTGAACTGGTTGGTGGTCTAACCTGAAAGAAttgaaataaagaaacaaaacaaaataatattGGTGAATAATATTTTATGTGTATTAAATGATTGAAAAGCAAATCTCCATATAAAGAGATTACAAtgaaaatgataaccataacaaAGTCtagaaaattacaaaataaataaCATGACTGCGGCTTGGACTAGGAGTGCGTCTGATTAAATGTATTAAAAGTTGACTTTGCTAAGACCAAGcgtaatggggcgtttttttttttaaaaattgccCCAAAACGCCCTAAAACGCCCAACCCCCACTACAGGGGGCGT
It encodes:
- the LOC110906496 gene encoding UDP-glycosyltransferase 76F1, which codes for MLGFAVGLDHQPVHSVVYVSFGSIAQMSEAEFTNMAWGLANSKQRFLWVVRPGSVTGSQWLEALPKGFAEEVGERGRIVKWAPQQEVLAHQAIGCFWTHNGWNSTLESICEGVPMICSPCSYDQPINARYVTDVWKIGVMLDNREETGKIIKRVIMGKEGSEMRHRSKSLQEKVNQSMQKGGSACQSLENLVDSILSF